The following proteins are co-located in the Kineococcus endophyticus genome:
- a CDS encoding ABC transporter ATP-binding protein, which yields MSVTDSNPASNSGPGSSDSRTSGVPTAIEVRGLVKDFTLRHNRSLKELAMAKIRKRPISDSFRALHGIDLTVHQGESLALLGFNGSGKSTLLKLISGVMRPDEGTIGVRGRIAGLIEVGAGFHPDLTGRENVFLNGAILGMDEATITARFDDIVAFSEIERFIDTEVKFYSSGMFLRLAFAVAVHTDPEVFLIDEILSVGDEPFQKKCLARIEELRAEGRTLVIVSHDLDMVAGLCTRGILLEQGRVVADDTAERVVARMRGQG from the coding sequence ATGAGCGTGACTGACTCGAACCCTGCGTCGAACTCCGGACCCGGCTCCTCCGACTCCCGCACGTCGGGCGTCCCCACGGCCATCGAGGTGCGGGGCCTCGTCAAGGACTTCACCCTGCGCCACAACCGCTCCCTCAAGGAGCTGGCGATGGCGAAGATCCGTAAGCGCCCCATCTCGGACTCCTTCCGCGCGCTGCACGGCATCGACCTGACCGTCCACCAGGGCGAGTCGCTCGCGCTGCTCGGGTTCAACGGCTCCGGCAAGTCGACGCTGCTCAAGCTGATCTCCGGCGTCATGCGCCCGGACGAGGGCACCATCGGCGTCCGCGGCCGCATCGCCGGGCTCATCGAGGTCGGCGCCGGATTCCACCCCGACCTCACGGGCCGGGAGAACGTCTTCCTCAACGGCGCCATCCTCGGGATGGACGAGGCGACGATCACCGCCCGCTTCGACGACATCGTCGCGTTCAGCGAGATCGAGCGCTTCATCGACACCGAGGTGAAGTTCTACTCCTCCGGGATGTTCCTGCGGCTGGCCTTCGCCGTCGCGGTGCACACCGACCCCGAGGTGTTCCTCATCGACGAGATCCTGTCGGTGGGCGACGAGCCGTTCCAGAAGAAGTGCCTGGCCCGCATCGAGGAGCTGCGCGCCGAGGGCCGCACCCTCGTCATCGTCAGCCACGACCTCGACATGGTCGCGGGCCTCTGCACCCGAGGGATCCTGCTCGAGCAGGGCCGCGTCGTGGCCGACGACACCGCCGAGCGCGTCGTGGCCCGGATGCGGGGGCAGGGGTGA
- a CDS encoding phosphatase PAP2 family protein: MRAVQEKVAFPGVVPVATGLSHAGEHAAAWIGIGAVGFLVDRRRRREWAVATTAVVAAHGASVVLKRVARRHRPLDHLVQVRVGTPSRWSMPSSHATSTTAAAVAFAPLLPVPTWPLVPAMMASRLVLGVHYPSDVTAGALVGAATVRVVRSLAERSG; encoded by the coding sequence CTGCGCGCCGTCCAGGAGAAGGTCGCCTTCCCGGGCGTCGTGCCCGTCGCGACGGGCCTGTCCCACGCGGGCGAGCACGCCGCGGCGTGGATCGGGATCGGCGCGGTGGGGTTCCTCGTGGACCGCCGCCGGCGCCGGGAGTGGGCCGTCGCCACGACCGCGGTCGTCGCCGCGCACGGCGCCTCCGTCGTGCTCAAGCGCGTCGCGCGCCGGCACCGCCCGCTGGACCACCTCGTCCAGGTGCGCGTGGGGACGCCGAGCCGCTGGAGCATGCCGAGCTCGCACGCGACGTCGACGACGGCCGCTGCGGTCGCGTTCGCCCCGCTGCTGCCCGTCCCGACGTGGCCGCTGGTCCCGGCGATGATGGCCTCCCGCCTCGTCCTCGGCGTGCACTACCCGAGCGACGTCACCGCGGGTGCCCTGGTGGGGGCCGCGACGGTGCGCGTCGTCCGGTCGCTCGCGGAGCGGTCCGGGTGA
- a CDS encoding decaprenyl-phosphate phosphoribosyltransferase, whose protein sequence is MSVTETSASVLPAWLRAMRPRQWVKNVLVLAPVFPAGSQVGLDTLTGVGVAFVLFCLVSSAVYLINDAKDVEADRAHPRKRFRPIAAGELNARTAVVLAVALAVVALVGGAVWQPMLGVVLAVYFAIQLAYCFGVKHEPVLELACVASGFLLRMLAGGTAGDIPLSGWFLLTTAFGSLFMAAGKRYGEARRGELTGEPVRRVVQKYTTTYLRFVWTLAATVVVTTYALWAVEVLVPQSGTQLATLSVVPFILAVMRYAVDVDKGNAEEPEEIALHDKVLLVLALAWCGSLLLAVWL, encoded by the coding sequence GTGAGCGTGACCGAGACCTCCGCGTCCGTGCTGCCCGCCTGGTTGCGGGCCATGCGCCCGCGGCAGTGGGTCAAGAACGTCCTCGTCCTCGCGCCGGTGTTCCCGGCCGGTTCGCAGGTCGGGCTCGACACGCTCACCGGCGTCGGCGTGGCCTTCGTGCTGTTCTGCCTCGTCTCCAGCGCCGTCTACCTCATCAACGACGCCAAGGACGTCGAGGCCGACCGGGCCCACCCGCGCAAGCGGTTCCGGCCGATCGCCGCCGGCGAGCTGAACGCCCGCACGGCCGTCGTCCTGGCCGTCGCGCTGGCGGTCGTCGCCCTCGTCGGCGGAGCGGTGTGGCAGCCCATGCTGGGCGTCGTCCTCGCCGTCTACTTCGCGATTCAGCTCGCGTACTGCTTCGGCGTCAAGCACGAACCCGTGCTGGAACTGGCCTGCGTCGCCTCGGGGTTCCTGCTGCGGATGCTCGCCGGCGGCACCGCCGGGGACATCCCGCTGTCGGGGTGGTTCCTGCTGACGACGGCGTTCGGGTCGCTGTTCATGGCGGCCGGCAAGCGGTACGGCGAGGCCCGCCGCGGCGAACTCACGGGGGAACCCGTGCGCCGCGTCGTGCAGAAGTACACGACGACGTACCTGCGGTTCGTCTGGACGCTCGCGGCGACCGTCGTCGTCACGACGTACGCGCTGTGGGCCGTCGAGGTCCTCGTGCCGCAGTCGGGGACCCAGCTCGCGACGTTGTCCGTCGTGCCGTTCATCCTCGCCGTGATGCGGTACGCCGTGGACGTCGACAAGGGGAACGCCGAGGAACCCGAGGAGATCGCCCTGCACGACAAGGTCCTCCTCGTGCTGGCCCTGGCCTGGTGCGGCTCGCTGCTGCTGGCGGTGTGGCTGTGA
- a CDS encoding GtrA family protein, with the protein MTQHHRFGEVVRFLVSGGIAYLADLLVFNVLLFSGVGSALSKVVSSVIAIFIAFLGSRYYTWRDRRSAHPGREYALFFLFSAIAAGLQLLCLVITHYGFGWTSPLADNVSGNVVGMAIAMVFRFLTFRTFVFPDRSASRA; encoded by the coding sequence GTGACGCAGCACCACCGCTTCGGCGAGGTCGTGCGGTTCCTCGTCTCCGGGGGGATCGCGTACCTCGCCGACCTCCTCGTCTTCAACGTGCTGCTGTTCTCCGGCGTCGGGTCGGCGCTGTCGAAGGTCGTCTCGAGCGTCATCGCGATCTTCATCGCGTTCCTCGGGTCGCGGTACTACACCTGGCGCGACCGGCGCAGCGCGCACCCGGGCCGGGAGTACGCGCTGTTCTTCCTGTTCTCCGCGATCGCGGCGGGGTTGCAGCTGCTGTGCCTGGTCATCACCCACTACGGGTTCGGCTGGACGTCGCCGCTGGCGGACAACGTCTCCGGCAACGTCGTCGGCATGGCGATCGCCATGGTGTTCCGGTTCCTGACGTTCCGGACGTTCGTCTTCCCGGACCGGTCCGCCTCGCGTGCCTGA
- a CDS encoding glycosyltransferase family 87 protein has product MPDRRTWLPAAAGVVLAVALVLSGLGQEAWQRGYDLAVYRDGARDLLAGRDLYLRETYRGHWFVYPPFAAVLFLPLLALPATADLVVWDAVLLAVTVWACVKVFRSVSAGWSVGLGTAFVLLSDPFRESLVLGQVSPLVVVGLVVGCLYGGRGGAVLAGLSGAVKVTPALVVAAFVNRRARWWFASAVAVVGLVATVVGVLVAPESAASYFGSLVWDSSRVAAPGTTTNNSLAGAFAHAGVSSSLSSTLGLVLAVPLLVLVVVVALRADWLERTDRLRFGLLVSLVTCLVSPVTWSHHALAAPIAAVALLAWGRFRWLVVLAGIPWLLPVLHWGTLAAETRPVSLLVLVALLALTPRGGPARGRAAGDGLVARR; this is encoded by the coding sequence GTGCCTGACCGCCGGACCTGGCTGCCCGCCGCGGCGGGCGTCGTGCTCGCGGTGGCCCTGGTCCTGTCGGGGCTGGGGCAGGAGGCGTGGCAGCGCGGCTACGACCTGGCGGTCTACCGGGACGGCGCGCGCGACCTGCTCGCCGGTCGGGACCTGTACCTGCGCGAGACGTACCGCGGGCACTGGTTCGTCTACCCGCCGTTCGCGGCCGTGCTGTTCCTGCCGCTGCTCGCGCTGCCCGCGACCGCCGACCTCGTCGTGTGGGACGCCGTACTGCTCGCCGTCACCGTGTGGGCGTGCGTCAAGGTGTTCCGCTCGGTCTCGGCGGGCTGGTCCGTCGGCCTCGGCACGGCGTTCGTCCTGCTGAGCGACCCGTTCCGCGAGTCCCTCGTCCTGGGGCAGGTGAGCCCCCTCGTCGTCGTCGGGCTCGTCGTCGGCTGCCTCTACGGCGGGCGCGGGGGAGCGGTGCTCGCCGGGTTGTCGGGGGCCGTGAAGGTGACGCCCGCGCTCGTCGTCGCGGCGTTCGTCAACCGGCGCGCGCGCTGGTGGTTCGCCTCCGCGGTCGCCGTCGTGGGCCTGGTCGCCACCGTCGTGGGGGTGCTCGTCGCGCCGGAGTCGGCGGCGTCCTACTTCGGCTCGCTCGTCTGGGACTCCTCGCGCGTGGCGGCGCCCGGGACCACGACGAACAACTCCCTCGCGGGGGCGTTCGCCCACGCCGGGGTGTCGTCCTCGCTGAGCTCGACCCTCGGCCTCGTCCTGGCCGTCCCGCTGCTGGTGCTCGTCGTCGTCGTGGCGCTGCGCGCGGACTGGCTGGAACGCACCGACCGGCTGCGCTTCGGCCTGCTCGTCTCCCTCGTGACGTGCCTGGTCTCGCCCGTGACGTGGTCGCACCACGCCCTCGCCGCCCCGATCGCGGCCGTCGCACTCCTCGCGTGGGGGCGGTTCCGGTGGCTGGTGGTCCTCGCGGGGATCCCGTGGCTGCTGCCCGTCCTGCACTGGGGCACGCTCGCCGCCGAGACGCGGCCGGTCTCGCTCCTCGTCCTCGTCGCCCTCCTCGCCCTCACGCCGCGCGGCGGCCCCGCTCGTGGGCGCGCCGCGGGGGATGGGCTCGTCGCCCGGCGCTAG
- a CDS encoding SpoIID/LytB domain-containing protein, whose amino-acid sequence MRTRTRRLTRALAATAVALTATGTLATLTTLPAQADEVRPAVGGAFAVVGHGYGHGIGMSQWGAQSRALSGQSYRTILDFYYPGTSVGNQANRTLRVGLTSFANAAVAVTAPTSAQLTLSSSGQKIGAGQRLVVAPSGNGLSATVGSGNAANGGWKETWGGTVTISGPDGVLLQKGDGTFVRYDGTIRIVTGSTLTVVNDVPLETYLRGVVPAESPSSFHPEALKAQAVAARSYAMSVLNPQAQTDICDTTACQVYRGSELRDRNGATTWTTPASTDSAIAATAGEIRSYGGQVAFTQFSSSNGGWTVTGSKPYLTARADPFSGPGAAAGSSVADWSATVPATAFDSACGNAGSATGLVITGRDGRGDYGGRVTSAKLLCTNGTATLTGTRIRQLAGLRSDWFSIVSAVQQRYGALGGASGPLGGATSAELATPNGQGSYQHFAGGSIYASAAGAWDVRGAIRSEWARLGWENGLGFPTTGDSRTPNGVGFYNHFQGGSVYFSPATGAHAVRGAIRSEWARLGWENGMGFPSTSDAPTPNGIGWYTQFQGGSIYWTPFAGAHAVRGAILQEWGSLGWENGGLGFPVTSDAALPNGRGFFTRFQGGSIYWGPTSGVHAVRGAVYDAWAAQGWENGSLGMPTGDEVWNGTTLTQTFQGGTLSFSSTTGKVARV is encoded by the coding sequence GTGCGCACCCGAACCCGTCGCCTGACCCGGGCCCTGGCCGCGACGGCCGTCGCGCTCACCGCCACGGGAACCCTCGCGACCCTCACGACGCTGCCCGCGCAGGCCGACGAGGTCCGCCCCGCCGTCGGGGGCGCGTTCGCCGTCGTCGGGCACGGGTACGGCCACGGCATCGGGATGTCGCAGTGGGGCGCGCAGTCGCGGGCCCTGTCCGGGCAGTCCTACCGGACGATCCTCGACTTCTACTACCCCGGCACGTCCGTCGGGAACCAGGCGAACCGCACGCTGCGCGTCGGCCTCACGTCCTTCGCCAACGCGGCCGTCGCCGTCACCGCGCCGACCTCCGCCCAGCTCACGCTGTCCTCCAGCGGTCAGAAGATCGGTGCCGGGCAGCGGCTCGTCGTCGCGCCCTCGGGGAACGGCCTGTCCGCGACGGTCGGTTCCGGCAACGCCGCGAACGGTGGCTGGAAGGAGACCTGGGGCGGAACGGTCACGATCAGCGGCCCCGACGGCGTCCTGCTGCAGAAGGGCGACGGCACCTTCGTCCGGTACGACGGGACGATCCGCATCGTCACGGGCTCGACCCTCACCGTCGTCAACGACGTCCCGCTCGAGACGTACCTGCGCGGCGTCGTGCCCGCGGAGTCCCCGTCCTCGTTCCACCCCGAGGCCCTCAAGGCGCAGGCCGTCGCCGCCCGCAGCTACGCCATGTCCGTCCTGAACCCGCAGGCCCAGACCGACATCTGCGACACCACCGCGTGCCAGGTCTACCGGGGCTCGGAGCTGCGCGACCGGAACGGCGCGACCACCTGGACGACCCCCGCCTCCACGGACTCCGCCATCGCCGCCACGGCCGGGGAGATCCGCTCCTACGGCGGGCAGGTCGCCTTCACGCAGTTCTCCTCCTCCAACGGCGGCTGGACGGTCACAGGGTCCAAGCCGTACCTGACCGCCCGCGCCGACCCGTTCTCGGGCCCGGGCGCGGCCGCCGGGTCCAGCGTCGCCGACTGGTCGGCCACCGTCCCGGCGACCGCCTTCGACAGCGCCTGCGGCAACGCCGGGTCGGCGACCGGGCTCGTCATCACCGGCCGCGACGGCCGCGGCGACTACGGCGGCCGCGTGACGTCGGCCAAGCTGCTGTGCACGAACGGGACCGCGACGCTGACCGGCACCCGCATCCGCCAGCTCGCCGGGCTGCGCTCGGACTGGTTCTCCATCGTCAGCGCCGTCCAGCAGCGCTACGGCGCCCTCGGCGGGGCCTCCGGTCCGCTGGGCGGGGCCACGAGCGCCGAGCTCGCGACGCCCAACGGCCAGGGGTCCTACCAGCACTTCGCGGGCGGTTCGATCTACGCCTCGGCCGCCGGCGCGTGGGACGTCCGCGGCGCCATCCGCTCGGAGTGGGCGCGCCTGGGCTGGGAGAACGGCCTCGGATTCCCCACCACCGGTGACAGCCGCACCCCGAACGGCGTCGGGTTCTACAACCACTTCCAGGGCGGGTCGGTGTACTTCTCGCCCGCGACCGGCGCGCACGCCGTCCGCGGCGCGATCCGCTCCGAGTGGGCCCGGCTGGGCTGGGAGAACGGGATGGGCTTCCCGTCCACCTCCGACGCCCCCACCCCGAACGGGATCGGCTGGTACACGCAGTTCCAGGGCGGGTCGATCTACTGGACGCCGTTCGCGGGCGCGCACGCCGTCCGCGGCGCCATCCTGCAGGAGTGGGGTTCCCTCGGCTGGGAGAACGGCGGTCTCGGGTTCCCCGTGACGAGCGACGCCGCCCTCCCGAACGGCCGCGGGTTCTTCACCCGCTTCCAGGGCGGGTCGATCTACTGGGGCCCGACGTCCGGCGTGCACGCCGTCCGCGGCGCCGTCTACGACGCGTGGGCCGCGCAGGGCTGGGAGAACGGCTCCCTCGGGATGCCCACCGGCGACGAGGTGTGGAACGGCACCACGCTCACCCAGACGTTCCAGGGCGGGACGCTGAGCTTCAGCTCCACCACCGGCAAGGTCGCCCGCGTCTGA
- a CDS encoding LGFP repeat-containing protein, whose protein sequence is MERRRPARTALRAGLSLLVAGAVLATGLPAQAAPRVPGGLPADVDAFPRYQAPISCQPPQPGTLALAQLIRDAYGKQTIGTARECPASGVPVSEHSDGRAVDWMLEATNPTQAALAGEFLTWLLATDSAGNVAANARRLGVMYVIWNKQVWKTYNAAAGWQPYTGPDPHTNHIHLSLTFSGAARETSWWTGTTDPLRGHWIALGAERSVLGGDVGGRRTTAAGGVARKDYHYGTVYSSPTTPVREVHGGIRARFDRIGGVGTLGVPLTDELRTPRRTGAYNHFQSGSIYSSPATGSFEVRGAIRDRWAQLGWENGLGFPVSGDARTPTKPGYYTHFEGGSVYWSPATGAHAVRGALRDAWARQGWENGRLGFPTRDEYPVPGGLRVDFQGGSITWDAARRTTSTSYTGN, encoded by the coding sequence GTGGAGCGTCGACGTCCGGCCCGGACCGCCCTGCGCGCGGGGTTGTCCCTGCTCGTCGCCGGGGCGGTCCTGGCCACCGGCCTCCCGGCGCAGGCGGCCCCCCGGGTTCCCGGCGGGCTCCCCGCGGACGTCGACGCCTTCCCGCGCTACCAGGCTCCGATCAGCTGCCAGCCGCCGCAACCCGGAACCCTGGCGCTCGCCCAGCTGATCCGCGACGCCTACGGCAAGCAGACGATCGGCACGGCCCGCGAGTGCCCGGCCAGCGGCGTCCCGGTCTCCGAGCACTCCGACGGCCGGGCCGTCGACTGGATGCTGGAGGCGACGAACCCCACGCAGGCCGCGCTCGCCGGGGAGTTCCTCACCTGGTTGCTGGCCACCGACTCCGCCGGGAACGTCGCCGCCAACGCGCGGCGCCTCGGCGTCATGTACGTCATCTGGAACAAGCAGGTCTGGAAGACCTACAACGCCGCCGCGGGGTGGCAGCCGTACACCGGGCCCGACCCGCACACGAACCACATCCACCTCTCCCTGACGTTCTCCGGCGCGGCGCGCGAGACGTCGTGGTGGACGGGGACGACGGACCCGCTGCGCGGGCACTGGATCGCCCTCGGTGCCGAACGGTCCGTGCTCGGCGGCGACGTCGGTGGCCGCCGCACCACGGCGGCCGGGGGCGTCGCCCGCAAGGACTACCACTACGGCACCGTCTACTCCTCCCCCACCACGCCGGTCCGCGAGGTGCACGGCGGGATCCGTGCCCGGTTCGACCGGATCGGCGGGGTCGGAACCCTCGGGGTCCCGCTGACCGACGAACTCCGCACCCCCCGTCGCACCGGCGCGTACAACCACTTCCAGTCCGGTTCGATCTACTCCTCCCCCGCGACGGGGTCCTTCGAGGTGCGCGGCGCGATCCGCGACCGCTGGGCCCAGCTCGGCTGGGAGAACGGCCTGGGGTTCCCCGTCTCCGGTGACGCCCGGACGCCGACGAAGCCGGGGTACTACACCCACTTCGAGGGCGGGTCCGTCTACTGGTCCCCCGCCACCGGGGCGCACGCCGTCCGCGGCGCGCTGCGCGACGCGTGGGCCCGGCAGGGCTGGGAGAACGGCCGTCTCGGGTTCCCCACGCGCGACGAGTACCCCGTCCCCGGCGGCCTGCGGGTCGACTTCCAGGGCGGCTCCATCACCTGGGACGCCGCCCGGCGCACCACCTCGACCAGCTACACCGGCAACTGA
- a CDS encoding N-acetylmuramoyl-L-alanine amidase, which produces MRSVQTPLSRRTLLTGAVGTGVVGACLAAGSDSASALSPAALQVTGSTRAFSLGAQRSASLLSSAQAEAGPGLAVVSVPVDGGHMVGVTFPSGASTDTISVRVRLAGGGWTGWSDLPLNDSEPDPDTAEGRRSVTASDPMWVGALGTGATVQVRLPQADVADAHLQVVDAGEASALARTTLSSPASSDRDAQLQATKASPKVLPQPAIRTRAQWGADESLRRGGVGYSDTIKAVVVHHTADGGTYNQADVPSVIRSMYRYHTVSLGWSDLGYNFVVDRFGGIWEGRAGGITLPVVGAHAGGFNTDTFGVSMMGDFTSIAPSAACLESVAQVIAWKLSMYGLPADGAAYLTSAGGGTAKYSPGTTVKLRTINAHRDVGYTACPGNVGFTKMDAIRDRVGQLLGGATTTAIAAKYAAIGGAGNLGGPTTDENDTPNGAGSYRFYSGGAIYWSKATGAHTVRGAILALWGRLGWENGLGFPTTDDSPAKGGFYNHFQGGSIYWSPATGAHEVRGAIRQKWASMGWEGGPAGFPVTGDGAAKGGFFTHFQGGSIYYSAATGAHWTTGAIRDRWAALGWEYGLGFPTVDDTPTPNGKGYYNHFQKGSVYWSPSTGAHAITGAFRDTWASLGWENSFLGFPTKDEVSVDGGTRMEFEGGTLTWTRSSGKITVKKK; this is translated from the coding sequence ATGCGGTCCGTCCAGACCCCCCTGTCCCGCCGCACCCTGCTGACGGGTGCCGTCGGCACCGGCGTCGTCGGCGCCTGCCTGGCGGCCGGGAGCGACTCGGCCAGCGCCCTCAGCCCCGCGGCCCTGCAGGTCACCGGCTCGACCCGGGCGTTCTCGCTCGGCGCCCAGCGCTCGGCCTCCCTGCTGTCGTCCGCGCAGGCGGAGGCCGGCCCCGGCCTGGCCGTCGTGAGCGTTCCCGTCGACGGCGGGCACATGGTCGGCGTCACCTTCCCCTCGGGCGCCTCCACCGACACGATCTCCGTCCGCGTCCGCCTCGCCGGCGGCGGCTGGACCGGGTGGAGCGACCTGCCCCTCAACGACTCCGAGCCCGACCCCGACACCGCCGAGGGACGCCGCTCGGTCACCGCCTCGGACCCGATGTGGGTCGGCGCGCTCGGCACCGGCGCGACGGTCCAGGTCCGCCTCCCGCAGGCCGACGTGGCCGACGCGCACCTGCAGGTCGTCGACGCCGGCGAGGCCTCCGCCCTGGCCCGCACGACGCTGTCCAGCCCCGCCTCGAGCGACCGCGACGCCCAGCTGCAGGCCACCAAGGCCTCCCCCAAGGTGCTGCCGCAGCCGGCCATCAGGACCCGCGCCCAGTGGGGTGCCGACGAGTCCCTGCGCCGCGGCGGGGTCGGCTACAGCGACACCATCAAGGCCGTCGTCGTGCACCACACCGCCGACGGCGGGACCTACAACCAGGCCGACGTGCCGTCCGTGATCCGCAGCATGTACCGCTACCACACGGTCTCCCTCGGCTGGTCCGACCTCGGCTACAACTTCGTCGTCGACCGCTTCGGCGGCATCTGGGAAGGCCGCGCGGGCGGCATCACGCTGCCGGTCGTCGGCGCCCACGCCGGCGGGTTCAACACCGACACCTTCGGTGTCTCGATGATGGGCGACTTCACCTCGATCGCCCCCAGCGCCGCGTGCCTGGAGTCCGTGGCGCAGGTCATCGCGTGGAAGCTGTCGATGTACGGCCTGCCCGCCGACGGCGCCGCGTACCTGACGTCGGCCGGCGGCGGCACCGCGAAGTACTCCCCCGGCACGACCGTCAAGCTGCGCACGATCAACGCCCACCGCGACGTCGGCTACACGGCCTGCCCCGGCAACGTCGGGTTCACGAAGATGGACGCGATCCGCGACCGCGTGGGCCAGCTCCTCGGCGGGGCGACGACCACCGCCATCGCCGCGAAGTACGCCGCCATCGGTGGTGCCGGGAACCTCGGCGGTCCCACGACCGACGAGAACGACACCCCGAACGGCGCCGGGTCCTACCGGTTCTACTCCGGCGGTGCGATCTACTGGTCGAAGGCCACCGGCGCCCACACCGTCCGCGGCGCGATCCTGGCGCTGTGGGGACGGCTCGGCTGGGAGAACGGCCTGGGGTTCCCCACGACGGACGACTCCCCGGCCAAGGGCGGGTTCTACAACCACTTCCAGGGCGGCTCGATCTACTGGTCGCCGGCCACCGGCGCCCACGAGGTCCGCGGCGCCATCCGGCAGAAGTGGGCGTCCATGGGCTGGGAGGGGGGCCCCGCCGGTTTCCCCGTCACGGGCGACGGCGCGGCCAAGGGCGGGTTCTTCACCCACTTCCAGGGCGGCTCGATCTACTACTCCGCCGCCACCGGGGCGCACTGGACGACCGGCGCGATCCGCGACCGCTGGGCCGCGCTCGGCTGGGAGTACGGTCTGGGTTTCCCGACCGTCGACGACACCCCCACCCCGAACGGCAAGGGGTACTACAACCACTTCCAGAAGGGGTCGGTGTACTGGTCGCCCTCGACCGGTGCGCACGCGATCACCGGCGCCTTCCGCGACACCTGGGCCTCCCTGGGCTGGGAGAACTCCTTCCTGGGGTTCCCGACCAAGGACGAGGTCTCGGTCGACGGCGGGACCCGCATGGAGTTCGAGGGCGGAACCCTCACATGGACGCGGTCCTCGGGCAAGATCACCGTGAAGAAGAAGTGA
- a CDS encoding DUF1501 domain-containing protein — MSTASTSGTANDPRCGCAEGSRLTSRRTVLRAALAAAATGVTTYAVGDVSTQVSFAAPGWNGETLVVLSLHGGFDGLSAVVPGGDGAYYAARPTIAVPRSTLLGLDQMFGLHPAMAPLVPFWKNGTFGVVHAVGQSDPTRSHFAAMEQMETAAPGSSVRTGWIDRTIGSLGTGSVLGAVGISNQQPRSFAGPAPKTTTTSLDGFSLIGPGDDRPTWHAALRRMHTGARPEVAAPATTLLSAMEDVAKLPGRTAGPANGAAYPDSDLGRALAQAAVLKKSGAPVQVIALDYGDWDMHAGLGRVDGGWMRDKLTELSSALAAFATDLGSAFGSTTLVTLSEFGRRVGENASGGLDHGHGNAVLLLGGGVVGGRVHGVWPGLGADRLVDGDLAGTTDYRSVIGEVLQKRCGAGSLGTIFPGFGGSPLGVVRAR; from the coding sequence GTGAGCACCGCAAGCACGTCCGGTACCGCGAACGACCCGCGCTGCGGCTGCGCCGAGGGGTCCCGCCTCACCTCGCGCCGCACCGTCCTGCGCGCGGCCCTCGCGGCCGCCGCGACCGGCGTCACCACCTACGCCGTCGGCGACGTCTCGACGCAGGTGTCCTTCGCCGCACCCGGCTGGAACGGCGAGACGCTCGTCGTCCTCAGCCTGCACGGCGGGTTCGACGGCCTGTCCGCCGTCGTCCCCGGCGGTGACGGCGCCTACTACGCGGCACGGCCGACGATCGCCGTCCCGCGCTCGACGCTGCTCGGCCTGGACCAGATGTTCGGCCTGCACCCCGCGATGGCCCCGCTCGTGCCGTTCTGGAAGAACGGGACCTTCGGCGTCGTGCACGCGGTCGGCCAGTCCGACCCGACGCGCTCGCACTTCGCGGCCATGGAGCAGATGGAGACGGCCGCACCGGGCAGCTCGGTGCGCACCGGCTGGATCGACCGGACGATCGGCTCGCTCGGCACCGGGTCGGTGCTGGGCGCCGTCGGCATCTCCAACCAGCAGCCGCGCTCCTTCGCCGGGCCGGCGCCGAAGACGACCACGACGTCCCTGGACGGGTTCAGCCTCATCGGCCCCGGCGACGACCGGCCGACCTGGCACGCGGCGCTGCGCCGCATGCACACGGGCGCCCGGCCCGAGGTCGCCGCGCCCGCGACGACGCTCCTGAGCGCCATGGAGGACGTGGCCAAGCTGCCGGGCCGGACGGCCGGGCCCGCCAACGGCGCGGCCTACCCCGACTCCGACCTCGGGCGGGCGCTGGCCCAGGCCGCCGTCCTGAAGAAGTCCGGCGCCCCGGTGCAGGTCATCGCCCTGGACTACGGCGACTGGGACATGCACGCCGGACTCGGCCGCGTCGACGGCGGCTGGATGCGCGACAAGCTCACCGAGCTGTCCTCGGCCCTGGCGGCCTTCGCGACCGACCTGGGGTCGGCCTTCGGCTCCACGACCCTGGTGACCCTGTCGGAGTTCGGCCGTCGCGTGGGCGAGAACGCCTCCGGCGGCCTGGACCACGGCCACGGGAACGCCGTCCTGCTGCTGGGCGGCGGCGTGGTCGGTGGCCGCGTGCACGGCGTGTGGCCGGGCCTGGGCGCGGACCGCCTCGTCGACGGCGACCTGGCCGGCACGACGGACTACCGCAGCGTCATCGGCGAGGTGCTGCAGAAGCGCTGCGGGGCCGGTTCCCTGGGGACGATCTTCCCCGGGTTCGGGGGTTCCCCGCTGGGGGTCGTGCGCGCGCGCTGA